A part of Propioniciclava coleopterorum genomic DNA contains:
- a CDS encoding prephenate dehydrogenase — MIQVSLSPALVIGTGLVGASVAQALTRAGVEVHLSDARYSHAVVAASRGAGTLAELDPGAYKLVVVAVPPAALASVIAEALATYPNATVTDVGSVKGVVLAQLRATGADLARYCGSHPMAGSQKDGPLTASPDLFVDRTWVITPHDTSAAQSVLSVRKLAELCGARLVTMAAQHHDEAVGQVSHVPQLISALVAGGLLDLPAEHLQLAGQGLRDVTRIAGGDPKLWRQIIAANSGALRVELEELHADLGRLIEVIDDPDSVESFLDRGRRGTRALPGKHGSAPSEWAEVVIEIPDAPGALARLFTDIEDAGVNVEDITIDHDPSRPVGMLGVHVDPTAAMSLTNVMTAKGWTVKP; from the coding sequence GTGATCCAGGTCTCCCTGAGTCCCGCCCTCGTGATCGGGACCGGGCTCGTCGGCGCGTCCGTCGCCCAGGCGCTCACCCGCGCCGGCGTCGAGGTGCACCTGTCGGACGCCCGCTACAGCCACGCGGTCGTCGCCGCCTCCCGCGGCGCCGGCACCCTGGCCGAGCTCGACCCGGGTGCCTACAAGCTGGTCGTCGTCGCGGTGCCCCCGGCGGCGCTGGCCTCGGTGATCGCCGAGGCGCTGGCCACCTACCCGAACGCGACCGTGACCGACGTCGGCTCCGTCAAGGGCGTCGTGCTGGCGCAGCTGCGCGCCACCGGCGCCGACCTGGCCCGCTACTGCGGGTCCCACCCCATGGCGGGGTCGCAGAAGGACGGCCCGCTCACCGCGTCGCCCGACCTGTTCGTGGACCGCACCTGGGTCATCACGCCGCACGACACCTCGGCCGCGCAGTCGGTGCTGAGCGTCCGCAAGCTCGCCGAGCTGTGCGGCGCCCGGCTGGTGACGATGGCCGCGCAGCACCACGACGAGGCGGTCGGCCAGGTCAGCCACGTGCCGCAGCTCATCAGCGCCCTGGTCGCGGGCGGGCTGCTGGACCTGCCGGCCGAGCACCTGCAGCTCGCCGGGCAGGGCCTCCGCGACGTCACCCGGATCGCCGGCGGCGACCCCAAGCTCTGGCGCCAGATCATCGCGGCCAACAGCGGCGCGCTGCGCGTCGAGCTGGAGGAACTGCACGCCGACCTGGGGCGCCTCATCGAGGTGATCGACGACCCGGACTCGGTCGAATCCTTCCTGGACCGGGGCCGGCGCGGCACGCGGGCGCTGCCCGGCAAGCACGGCTCGGCGCCCAGCGAGTGGGCCGAGGTCGTCATCGAGATCCCGGACGCCCCCGGCGCGCTCGCCCGGCTGTTCACCGACATCGAGGACGCCGGGGTCAATGTCGAGGACATCACCATCGACCACGACCCGAGCCGCCCCGTCGGCATGCTCGGCGTCCACGTGGATCCGACCGCCGCGATGTCGCTGACGAACGTCATGACGGCCAAGGGCTGGACCGTCAAGCCCTGA
- the cmk gene encoding (d)CMP kinase, translating into MPSRLVIAIDGPSGSGKSSTARGVARALDLSYLDTGAMYRAVAVAFLDAGVAPQDEAGVIAATVAADIQISLDPDDRWVRVNGRDVTTEIREPRVAQHVSAVSTLAACRENLVARQRTLMDADPRGCVAEGRDVTTVIYPDADVRVLLTADPQARLARRGGELGARVNTEQLRDQVLRRDADDSKLVDFTHAADGVHLLDTTHLSLDEVIRAVVALAKEIA; encoded by the coding sequence GTGCCTTCACGCCTCGTCATCGCCATCGATGGACCCAGCGGGTCCGGCAAGTCGTCGACGGCGCGCGGCGTGGCCCGGGCGCTCGACCTGTCCTACCTCGACACCGGCGCGATGTACCGGGCGGTCGCCGTGGCCTTCCTGGACGCCGGCGTGGCGCCCCAGGACGAGGCCGGCGTGATCGCGGCGACGGTCGCGGCCGACATCCAGATCTCGCTCGACCCCGACGACCGCTGGGTGCGGGTCAACGGCCGCGACGTCACCACCGAGATCCGGGAGCCCCGCGTCGCCCAGCACGTCTCGGCGGTCAGCACGCTGGCGGCCTGCCGCGAGAACCTCGTCGCGCGCCAGCGCACCCTGATGGACGCCGACCCGCGCGGCTGCGTGGCCGAGGGCCGCGACGTCACGACGGTCATCTACCCCGACGCCGACGTGCGCGTCCTGCTCACCGCGGACCCGCAGGCGCGCCTGGCCCGCCGCGGCGGCGAGCTCGGCGCCCGCGTCAACACCGAACAACTGCGCGACCAGGTGCTGCGCCGCGACGCCGACGACTCCAAGCTCGTCGACTTCACCCACGCCGCCGACGGCGTCCACCTGCTCGACACCACCCACCTGAGTCTCGACGAGGTCATCCGCGCCGTCGTCGCCCTCGCGAAGGAGATCGCGTGA
- a CDS encoding ubiquitin-like protein Pup, whose protein sequence is MSERIQRTRTRAPQRVEDAPMAATRPDVSAIDALLDQIDDVLESDAEEYVKSFVQKGGQ, encoded by the coding sequence ATGAGCGAGCGCATCCAGCGCACCCGGACGCGGGCCCCGCAGCGCGTCGAGGACGCGCCGATGGCGGCCACGCGTCCCGACGTCAGCGCGATCGACGCGCTGCTGGACCAGATCGACGACGTGCTGGAGTCCGACGCCGAGGAGTACGTGAAGAGCTTCGTGCAGAAGGGTGGCCAGTGA
- a CDS encoding class I SAM-dependent methyltransferase — MAHHHHDHNGGRGGHGHDHPHNGVDPADFFDERARDWDTPEKVASTHAIAEAIIAAVPLDASWDALEIGCGTGLLSLELGPRLRHVLLTDVSAGMLEVARERAAADPARYAVERRDLSAAPLARPVDLIFASMVLHHVADLDVLLTSLRASLRPGGWIALADLDADPQNTYHADDFAGHHGIDRDDLQAQLRGLGFVDVAARTATTITKAKDGEDFDHDVFLISGRLPG; from the coding sequence ATGGCGCACCATCACCACGATCACAACGGCGGACGCGGCGGGCACGGCCACGACCACCCGCACAACGGCGTCGATCCGGCCGACTTCTTCGACGAGCGGGCCCGCGACTGGGACACCCCGGAGAAGGTCGCCTCCACGCACGCGATCGCCGAGGCGATCATCGCCGCGGTCCCCCTCGACGCGTCCTGGGACGCCCTGGAGATCGGCTGCGGCACCGGCCTGCTGTCACTGGAACTCGGGCCGCGGCTGCGCCACGTGCTGCTCACCGACGTCTCCGCCGGGATGCTGGAGGTCGCCCGCGAGCGGGCCGCGGCGGACCCGGCGCGCTACGCCGTCGAGCGGCGCGACCTGAGCGCCGCTCCCCTGGCCCGCCCGGTCGACCTGATCTTCGCGTCCATGGTGCTGCACCACGTCGCCGACCTGGATGTCCTCCTGACCAGCCTGCGCGCCTCGCTGCGGCCCGGCGGGTGGATCGCCCTGGCCGACCTGGACGCCGACCCGCAGAACACCTACCACGCCGACGACTTCGCCGGGCACCACGGGATCGACCGCGACGACCTGCAGGCTCAGCTGCGCGGCCTCGGGTTCGTCGACGTCGCCGCCCGCACCGCCACCACGATCACCAAGGCCAAGGACGGCGAGGACTTCGACCACGACGTGTTCCTGATCAGCGGGCGCCTTCCGGGCTGA
- a CDS encoding UvrD-helicase domain-containing protein, with product MPAPSSGVHDRSSLRRHARTHRHSRSVMTFVPQNPEQERVVATQAELAVVLGGAGVGKTTSALAAAHAHLERVAGSAPHDRVLFLSFSRSSVARIASRANDILGRRGSQVDIMTFHSLAFSVVRRFGNLVGRGDAVLVSPAREKLGLAEHEIGYNRLIPLALEIAQVTPAVAEHLRTRWGLVIVDEFQDTGDAQEELLQLIARDSRVILLGDPNQCIYTFLAEDGVRVERIDEACSAAGAENTIVLPETSFRDPSGIIPAVANAIRGRRFNSEAIAAAIQGERLVIRDGIPLSDETSHVARVVSELAAEDLGVAVFTHHNDMLAALSDALEADGIEHEVAGLSDALAAALDAQTAMAGFHIGDGAWEIVLEAIAVFLTSAQRGQKAPPIAYQVMNGSGPTTLQARLNALRERLSDAGSLREVIEVAATAHDALGLPQKSGAWQQAATLLSVMYARAARTSSARDDHQMVAAICAEAREASYAALTDSALSPREVQLMNLYQTKGREADATVVVLREGDFMGYESEPFPATSRLLYVVFSRARHKIVVLLVGNRFHAAVAPLAALAAN from the coding sequence ATGCCAGCCCCCAGTAGCGGCGTCCACGATCGAAGCAGTCTGCGGCGACACGCTCGGACGCATCGACATTCCCGCTCTGTCATGACTTTCGTCCCGCAGAACCCGGAGCAGGAGCGAGTCGTAGCTACGCAGGCCGAACTCGCTGTCGTGCTCGGCGGAGCGGGTGTCGGAAAGACGACAAGCGCGCTCGCCGCGGCTCACGCCCATCTCGAGCGAGTAGCAGGAAGCGCACCCCACGATCGTGTCCTGTTCCTTTCGTTCTCTCGTTCCTCGGTGGCACGCATCGCCTCTCGTGCAAATGATATCCTCGGTCGCCGAGGCTCTCAGGTGGACATCATGACGTTCCACTCGCTCGCGTTCTCCGTGGTTCGGAGGTTCGGGAATCTGGTCGGACGTGGTGATGCCGTTCTCGTCAGCCCTGCGCGCGAGAAACTCGGCTTGGCTGAGCACGAGATCGGATACAACAGGCTCATTCCGCTCGCACTCGAAATCGCCCAGGTCACACCCGCTGTCGCAGAACACCTGCGTACCCGATGGGGCCTCGTAATTGTCGACGAGTTTCAGGACACAGGCGATGCGCAGGAAGAGCTCCTTCAACTGATCGCTCGCGACAGCCGGGTGATACTGCTCGGTGACCCGAACCAGTGCATCTACACGTTCCTCGCCGAAGATGGTGTCAGAGTGGAGCGCATCGATGAAGCCTGCTCGGCCGCTGGGGCCGAGAACACCATCGTGCTGCCAGAAACCTCCTTCCGAGACCCCTCCGGGATCATCCCGGCCGTGGCCAACGCCATCAGGGGACGCCGGTTCAACTCAGAGGCCATCGCGGCGGCCATCCAGGGCGAGAGACTGGTCATCCGAGACGGGATACCACTCTCCGATGAGACCAGTCACGTTGCACGGGTCGTTAGCGAGCTAGCCGCGGAGGACTTGGGCGTGGCAGTATTCACGCACCACAACGATATGCTCGCGGCTCTCTCCGATGCACTTGAAGCCGACGGGATCGAACATGAAGTGGCCGGTCTTAGTGACGCGCTCGCCGCCGCCCTCGACGCCCAGACTGCGATGGCAGGGTTCCACATCGGCGATGGCGCCTGGGAAATCGTGCTCGAAGCGATAGCCGTGTTCCTGACGAGTGCGCAACGTGGGCAGAAGGCGCCCCCCATCGCATACCAGGTGATGAACGGTTCCGGTCCCACGACCCTGCAAGCTCGCTTGAACGCTCTTCGAGAGCGACTCTCCGACGCCGGGTCCCTTCGGGAGGTAATCGAGGTAGCGGCGACGGCACACGACGCGCTTGGGCTACCGCAGAAGTCGGGTGCCTGGCAGCAAGCAGCCACCCTGCTCTCGGTGATGTACGCGCGAGCCGCACGCACGAGCAGCGCCCGCGATGACCATCAGATGGTCGCAGCGATCTGTGCAGAAGCCCGTGAGGCGAGTTACGCGGCGCTCACAGACTCGGCGCTGAGCCCGCGAGAGGTTCAGCTAATGAACCTCTACCAGACGAAGGGACGCGAGGCCGACGCGACCGTCGTGGTGTTGCGGGAGGGAGACTTCATGGGCTACGAATCAGAACCGTTCCCCGCAACAAGTCGGCTCCTCTACGTGGTCTTCTCCAGAGCCAGACACAAGATCGTCGTGCTGCTCGTGGGCAACAGGTTCCACGCCGCCGTAGCTCCTCTCGCGGCTCTGGCCGCGAACTGA
- the der gene encoding ribosome biogenesis GTPase Der, with translation MNAKPVLAVVGRPNVGKSQLVNRILGRREAVVQDLPGVTRDRVSYDASWNGREFVVVDTGGWVSDAKGMAAQIAEQAELAIGAADAVLFVVDATVGTTDEDEAVVKVLRRSGKPVVLAANKVDDQRLEPEAAGMWNLGLGEPFAVSALHGRGSGDLLDAILEALPEAPREPEEEIGGPTRVAIIGKPNVGKSSLLNKITGRQRAVVSDLAGTTVDPVDELVELDGEVYRFIDTAGIRRRVKEASGHEYYASLRTQQAIERAQVCIVVIDASESITDQDLKLLTMVEEAGKALVVAYNKWDLTDDERRRYLEREVERDVQAFAWAPHVNISALTGRNVDRLRKAIDAALEGWETRVSTGQLNAFLGRITAAHPHPVRSGKQARILFGTQAQNCPPTFALFTSGPLDPQYVRFVERRLREEFGFVGTPIHVEVRARQKRAKR, from the coding sequence GTGAACGCCAAACCCGTCCTGGCCGTCGTCGGCCGGCCCAACGTGGGCAAGTCCCAGCTCGTCAACCGGATCCTCGGGCGCCGCGAGGCCGTCGTGCAGGACCTGCCCGGCGTGACCCGCGACCGCGTGAGCTACGACGCGAGCTGGAACGGCCGCGAGTTCGTCGTCGTCGACACCGGCGGCTGGGTCTCCGACGCCAAGGGGATGGCCGCCCAGATCGCCGAGCAGGCCGAGCTGGCGATCGGCGCGGCCGACGCCGTGCTGTTCGTCGTGGACGCCACCGTGGGCACCACCGACGAGGACGAGGCCGTCGTCAAGGTGCTGCGCCGCAGCGGCAAGCCCGTCGTGCTGGCCGCCAACAAGGTCGACGACCAACGGCTGGAGCCGGAGGCCGCCGGGATGTGGAACCTCGGGCTGGGGGAGCCGTTCGCGGTCTCCGCGCTGCACGGCCGTGGTTCGGGCGACCTGCTGGACGCGATCCTCGAGGCGCTGCCCGAGGCCCCGCGGGAGCCCGAGGAGGAGATCGGCGGGCCGACCCGCGTGGCCATCATCGGCAAGCCGAACGTCGGCAAGAGCTCGCTGCTGAACAAGATCACCGGGCGGCAGCGGGCGGTCGTCAGCGACCTGGCCGGCACCACGGTCGACCCGGTCGATGAGCTGGTCGAGCTCGACGGCGAGGTGTACCGCTTCATCGACACCGCCGGCATCCGCCGCCGCGTGAAGGAGGCGTCCGGCCACGAGTACTATGCGTCGCTGCGCACCCAGCAGGCCATCGAACGCGCGCAGGTCTGCATCGTCGTGATCGACGCGTCCGAGTCGATCACCGACCAGGACCTCAAGCTGCTCACCATGGTCGAGGAGGCCGGCAAGGCGCTGGTGGTGGCCTACAACAAGTGGGACCTCACCGACGACGAGCGCCGCCGCTACCTCGAGCGCGAGGTGGAGCGCGACGTCCAGGCGTTCGCGTGGGCCCCGCACGTCAACATCTCGGCGCTGACGGGCCGCAACGTCGACCGGCTGCGCAAGGCGATCGACGCCGCGCTGGAGGGCTGGGAGACCCGCGTCTCCACCGGCCAGCTCAACGCCTTCCTGGGCCGGATCACCGCGGCGCACCCGCACCCGGTGCGCAGCGGCAAGCAGGCCCGCATCCTGTTCGGCACCCAGGCGCAGAACTGCCCGCCCACGTTCGCCCTGTTCACATCGGGCCCGCTCGACCCGCAGTACGTCCGGTTCGTGGAGCGGCGGCTGCGCGAGGAGTTCGGCTTCGTCGGGACGCCGATCCACGTCGAGGTGCGGGCGCGCCAGAAGCGCGCCAAGCGCTGA
- a CDS encoding SDR family oxidoreductase: protein MRIAVAGGTGTVGRHVVVAGREAGHEMVVISRHAGVDVLTGHGLDEALAGVDVVIDVTNRAAPSADRARAFFEAVTAALMGAGARVGVRHHVALSIVGIDGIDAGYYAGKLAQERAVERGPVPSTIVRAAQFHEFVGMFLGRGRSPLAVLPRALIRPVAAREVGTHLIAVAEAGPAGRARDLVGPRDEELVDLARRQLRHGGVRRAVLGVRLPGRYGAGMASGALRGGPDALPGTLTFDAWLDGPDHPSAVQPGR, encoded by the coding sequence ATGAGGATCGCAGTGGCGGGCGGAACCGGCACGGTGGGGCGGCACGTCGTCGTCGCCGGACGCGAGGCGGGGCACGAGATGGTCGTCATCAGCCGGCACGCGGGCGTCGACGTCCTGACCGGGCACGGGCTCGACGAGGCGCTGGCCGGCGTGGACGTCGTGATCGATGTCACGAACAGGGCGGCGCCCTCGGCGGACCGCGCCCGCGCCTTCTTCGAGGCCGTGACCGCCGCCCTGATGGGGGCCGGGGCGCGCGTCGGCGTCCGGCACCACGTTGCGCTGTCGATCGTGGGCATCGACGGGATCGACGCCGGCTACTACGCCGGCAAGCTCGCCCAGGAGCGCGCGGTGGAACGCGGCCCGGTGCCGTCCACGATCGTCCGCGCCGCGCAGTTCCACGAGTTCGTCGGCATGTTCCTGGGACGCGGCCGGTCGCCGCTCGCGGTGCTGCCGCGGGCGCTGATCCGGCCGGTCGCGGCGCGGGAGGTCGGCACGCACCTGATCGCGGTCGCCGAGGCGGGCCCGGCCGGTCGCGCGCGCGACCTCGTCGGCCCCCGCGACGAGGAACTCGTCGACCTGGCCCGCCGCCAGTTGCGGCACGGCGGCGTCCGGCGCGCGGTCCTGGGCGTCCGGCTGCCGGGCCGGTACGGCGCCGGGATGGCATCCGGTGCCCTGCGCGGCGGCCCGGACGCGCTGCCGGGCACCCTGACCTTCGACGCCTGGCTGGACGGCCCCGACCACCCGTCGGCGGTTCAGCCGGGACGCTGA
- a CDS encoding DUF3054 domain-containing protein, translated as MNRTAAIVLDLVLVVAFAALGRSSHAEALDVAGLSRTALPFVAGALLAWITLIMRRADGTTLRTGAFVWAITLIGGMVFRVLIGDTIAVAFVIVAAITLAVFLVGWRLIAWLVARRRGATTAH; from the coding sequence GTGAACCGCACCGCCGCGATCGTCCTCGACCTCGTCCTCGTGGTGGCGTTCGCCGCCCTGGGTCGCTCCAGTCACGCCGAGGCGCTCGACGTCGCCGGGCTGAGCCGCACCGCGCTGCCCTTCGTCGCGGGCGCGCTGCTGGCCTGGATCACCCTCATCATGCGGCGCGCCGACGGCACCACCCTGCGGACCGGGGCGTTCGTATGGGCGATCACGCTGATCGGCGGGATGGTGTTCCGGGTCCTCATCGGCGACACCATCGCGGTCGCCTTCGTCATCGTGGCGGCGATCACGCTCGCGGTGTTCCTGGTCGGCTGGCGGCTGATCGCGTGGCTGGTGGCGCGCCGGCGCGGCGCCACCACCGCGCACTAG
- a CDS encoding proteasome accessory factor PafA2 family protein, which yields MLLGTETEYGIHAAGGELDAHDLSAAVVDACGVPATASTGDASHRVLGNGARFYVDHGHPEYATPETTSAADATLWELAGDLIVERAAAAASQRLGIPITVFKNNTDGKGNSYGYHENLLVGRATPWEALEAVLPAFLVSRVVIAGAGRVGLGTASQEPGFQLSQRADFFERVAGLDTTRRRGIVNTRDEPHADPRRWRRLHVIAGDATRIPYATWLGLGSLALVVAAIESGLAPLVRLADPIVAFRTVSRDLSLSRPLPLAGGGAETALGVQERFRDAAAALAGRVETPGATALVEAWTQTLDDLRVDPARAADRLDWAAKLQLLRGYRARGASWGDPKLAQVDLKWAQLGPGGIVGVLQDAGRLRAGADPAEVERAGREAPRDTRAFGRGRWVSEHPEAVIAAGWDGLLVRDPAGGLHSLGLLDPFGHTAVGAEPGASVDRLIRSHEERTR from the coding sequence ATGTTGCTGGGGACGGAGACCGAGTACGGCATCCACGCGGCGGGTGGCGAGCTGGACGCCCACGACCTGTCCGCCGCCGTCGTGGACGCGTGCGGCGTGCCCGCGACGGCGTCGACCGGCGACGCGTCGCACCGCGTCCTGGGCAACGGGGCGCGCTTCTACGTCGACCACGGCCATCCCGAGTACGCCACGCCCGAGACGACGTCCGCCGCGGACGCGACGCTGTGGGAGCTGGCCGGCGACCTGATCGTCGAGCGCGCCGCCGCGGCCGCGTCGCAGCGGCTGGGGATCCCGATCACCGTCTTCAAGAACAACACCGACGGCAAGGGGAACAGCTACGGCTACCACGAGAACCTGCTGGTGGGCCGGGCGACCCCCTGGGAGGCGCTGGAGGCCGTCCTGCCCGCGTTCCTGGTGAGCCGCGTCGTGATCGCCGGCGCCGGACGCGTGGGGCTCGGAACCGCCTCGCAGGAGCCGGGGTTCCAGCTCAGCCAGCGCGCGGACTTCTTCGAGCGCGTCGCGGGCCTCGACACCACCCGGCGCCGCGGCATCGTCAACACCCGCGACGAGCCCCACGCCGACCCCCGCCGCTGGCGCCGGCTGCACGTGATCGCCGGCGACGCCACGCGGATCCCGTACGCGACCTGGCTCGGCCTGGGCTCGCTCGCGCTGGTCGTCGCCGCGATCGAGTCCGGCCTGGCGCCGCTGGTGCGCCTGGCCGACCCGATCGTCGCGTTCCGCACGGTCAGCCGCGACCTCAGCCTGAGCCGCCCCCTGCCCCTGGCCGGCGGGGGCGCCGAGACGGCCCTCGGCGTCCAGGAGCGGTTCCGGGACGCCGCCGCGGCGCTCGCCGGCCGGGTCGAGACCCCCGGCGCCACCGCCCTGGTCGAGGCCTGGACCCAGACCCTGGACGACCTGCGCGTCGACCCGGCCCGCGCCGCCGACCGGCTCGACTGGGCCGCCAAGCTCCAGTTGCTCCGGGGGTACCGGGCGCGCGGGGCGTCCTGGGGTGATCCCAAGCTGGCCCAGGTCGACCTGAAGTGGGCCCAGCTCGGGCCCGGTGGGATCGTGGGCGTCCTGCAGGACGCCGGACGCTTGCGCGCCGGCGCCGACCCCGCCGAGGTGGAGCGCGCCGGCCGGGAGGCGCCCCGCGACACCCGCGCGTTCGGCCGCGGCCGCTGGGTGAGCGAGCACCCCGAGGCGGTCATCGCCGCCGGCTGGGACGGGCTGCTGGTGCGCGACCCTGCGGGCGGCCTGCACAGCCTCGGGCTGCTCGACCCGTTCGGCCACACGGCGGTCGGCGCGGAGCCCGGCGCGAGCGTCGATAGACTGATCCGGAGCCACGAGGAGAGAACACGATGA
- a CDS encoding hemerythrin domain-containing protein — translation MAERDRLVAWNRELLDAHDRLRRALRLARDSDDPRDAAAARSDLRLHCLGFCAALGGHHAAEDAALFPELVARRPDLAPTIERLVQDHAMVAGLLADLDAALASDAAPAALRGHLDGLAAIMESHFRYEERELLGILATLDLDADPRAVLGPL, via the coding sequence GTGGCTGAGCGCGACAGGCTGGTGGCCTGGAACCGCGAACTCCTCGACGCCCACGACCGGCTCCGGCGCGCGCTGCGGCTGGCTCGGGACTCCGACGACCCGCGCGACGCGGCCGCGGCCCGCTCCGACCTGCGCCTGCACTGTCTCGGGTTCTGCGCGGCGCTCGGCGGCCACCACGCTGCGGAGGACGCGGCGCTGTTCCCCGAGCTGGTCGCCCGGCGTCCCGACCTGGCCCCCACCATCGAACGGCTCGTGCAGGACCACGCGATGGTCGCCGGCCTGCTGGCCGACCTGGACGCCGCCCTCGCCTCCGACGCCGCGCCGGCTGCGCTGCGCGGCCACCTAGACGGGCTGGCCGCGATCATGGAGTCCCACTTCCGCTACGAGGAGCGCGAACTCCTCGGCATCCTGGCCACCCTCGACCTCGACGCCGACCCGCGCGCGGTGCTCGGCCCCTTGTGA
- a CDS encoding DMT family transporter: protein MAVRLGAAALLLAIPAALALRGRRGVLRERWKPILMYGIFGGLTVQAAYFYAIQYIDIGLALLIEYLGVVLVVLWVWLRTRRRPGGLTLLGMVVAIAGLAVVLNPGDLADVDPRGLAWAALASLGMAVYFITSAGTPGIPPVAFVASGLGVGAVGLLLLGLVGLVPLTVSFADVPLFGVSLPWWVPLAELVVVAAVTAYVIGFIAARALGATVAGFVGLTEVVFAVAWAWLLLGELPGWVQLGGGLVLLLGVAAVQSGSQRDALANLDVSPEGAR from the coding sequence GTGGCGGTGCGCCTGGGGGCCGCCGCGCTGCTGCTGGCCATCCCGGCCGCGCTCGCGCTGCGGGGCCGCCGCGGCGTCCTGCGGGAGCGTTGGAAGCCGATCCTGATGTACGGGATCTTCGGGGGCCTCACCGTCCAGGCGGCGTACTTCTACGCGATCCAGTACATCGACATCGGGCTGGCGCTGCTGATCGAGTACTTGGGGGTCGTGCTCGTCGTGCTGTGGGTGTGGCTGCGGACGCGGCGGCGTCCGGGCGGCCTGACGCTGCTCGGCATGGTGGTGGCGATCGCCGGCCTCGCGGTGGTGCTGAACCCCGGCGACCTGGCCGACGTCGACCCGCGCGGGCTGGCCTGGGCGGCGCTGGCCTCGCTGGGGATGGCCGTCTACTTCATCACGTCGGCCGGCACGCCCGGCATCCCGCCTGTCGCGTTCGTCGCGTCCGGCCTGGGCGTGGGGGCGGTCGGCCTGCTGCTCCTGGGGCTGGTGGGGCTGGTGCCACTGACGGTGAGCTTCGCCGACGTGCCGCTGTTCGGGGTCTCGCTGCCCTGGTGGGTCCCGCTGGCCGAACTGGTGGTGGTCGCCGCGGTGACCGCCTACGTGATCGGCTTCATCGCGGCGCGGGCGCTGGGGGCGACCGTCGCGGGCTTCGTGGGGCTGACCGAGGTCGTCTTCGCCGTCGCGTGGGCGTGGCTGCTGCTGGGGGAACTGCCCGGGTGGGTGCAGCTCGGCGGCGGGCTCGTGCTGCTGCTCGGCGTGGCCGCGGTGCAGTCCGGCAGCCAGCGGGACGCGCTGGCGAACCTGGATGTCAGCCCGGAAGGCGCCCGCTGA
- a CDS encoding alanine racemase yields MAQQLPSTPFLAIDLPVLEANIERVAAWADERGLALRPHVKTHKSPEIAHRQVDAGAQGLTVATLGEAEVFAQSGFDDLLIAYPLWLDDARRERLRRLAVEADVRVGFDSVEAAARLVGLGVTGMLEVDSGHHRSGVAPERAGEVVAAAVAAGLDVVGVFTFPGHSYAPDGREAAAADEARALRTAADALTAAGVAPRVISGGSTPSLAATGEGLNESRPGVYVFNDAQQWELGACTPEQIALTCHATVVSHAGGRLVLDAGSKVLGADRAPWASGFGRLLDHPDARLVILSEHHAVADLGGADLPPLGSIVRVVPNHACNAVNLVDEYAVFDDGALVGTWGVAARGMNA; encoded by the coding sequence ATGGCCCAGCAGTTGCCCAGCACGCCCTTCCTGGCGATCGATCTTCCCGTCCTCGAGGCGAACATCGAGCGAGTCGCCGCCTGGGCCGACGAGCGCGGCCTGGCGCTGCGCCCGCACGTGAAGACGCACAAGAGCCCCGAGATCGCCCACCGCCAGGTGGACGCCGGCGCGCAGGGGCTCACCGTGGCGACGCTGGGCGAGGCCGAGGTCTTCGCCCAGTCGGGGTTCGACGACCTCCTCATCGCCTACCCGCTGTGGCTGGACGACGCCCGGCGCGAACGGCTGCGGCGGCTCGCCGTCGAGGCGGACGTGCGGGTCGGCTTCGACTCGGTCGAGGCCGCCGCCCGCCTGGTGGGGCTGGGGGTGACGGGGATGCTGGAGGTCGATTCGGGCCATCACCGCTCGGGGGTCGCCCCGGAGCGCGCCGGTGAGGTCGTCGCCGCCGCGGTCGCCGCGGGGCTCGACGTCGTGGGCGTCTTCACCTTCCCCGGCCACAGCTACGCCCCGGACGGTCGCGAGGCCGCGGCCGCCGACGAGGCGCGGGCGCTGCGCACCGCCGCCGACGCCCTGACCGCCGCCGGGGTCGCGCCGCGCGTCATCAGCGGGGGCTCCACGCCGAGCCTCGCCGCGACCGGCGAGGGCCTCAACGAGTCGCGTCCGGGGGTGTACGTGTTCAACGACGCCCAGCAGTGGGAACTCGGCGCCTGCACCCCCGAGCAGATCGCGCTGACCTGCCACGCCACCGTCGTCAGCCACGCCGGCGGACGCCTCGTGCTCGACGCCGGCTCCAAGGTTCTGGGCGCCGACCGCGCGCCGTGGGCGTCCGGGTTCGGGCGGCTGCTCGACCACCCCGACGCGCGGCTGGTCATCCTGTCGGAGCACCACGCGGTCGCCGACCTGGGCGGGGCGGATCTGCCGCCCCTGGGGTCGATCGTGCGGGTGGTGCCCAACCATGCCTGCAACGCGGTCAACCTCGTCGACGAGTACGCCGTCTTCGACGACGGCGCGCTGGTCGGCACGTGGGGCGTCGCCGCGCGCGGCATGAACGCGTGA